One Pleurocapsa sp. PCC 7327 DNA segment encodes these proteins:
- a CDS encoding HAD family hydrolase, protein MHFLALATDYDGTLAADGRVTEATVAALERLRESGRKLILVTGRLLDDLCRVFPNVDLFESVVAENGALLYFPATKEEQLLGDRPPEAFIERLRSLDVRPLSVGKVIVATWKPNEMTVLAAIRDLGLELQIIFNKGAVMILPSGIDKAAGLNAALNRMGLSADNVIAVGDAENDLSFLKLCGFSVAVANALPMVKQAADWVTQGSRGEGIIELIERLLAR, encoded by the coding sequence ATGCACTTTTTGGCGCTAGCCACTGACTATGACGGCACGTTAGCTGCCGATGGGCGCGTAACCGAGGCAACTGTAGCAGCATTAGAACGGCTGCGCGAGTCGGGAAGAAAACTCATACTCGTGACAGGAAGGCTACTTGACGACTTATGTCGAGTTTTTCCCAACGTCGATCTCTTTGAGAGTGTAGTAGCCGAAAATGGAGCATTGCTGTACTTTCCAGCGACAAAAGAAGAGCAATTATTAGGCGATCGCCCGCCAGAAGCCTTTATCGAAAGGTTGCGATCGCTCGATGTTCGCCCCCTCTCCGTCGGCAAAGTAATCGTTGCGACCTGGAAACCCAACGAAATGACCGTTCTTGCTGCTATTCGAGATTTAGGGTTAGAGTTGCAGATTATCTTCAACAAAGGCGCTGTTATGATTTTGCCTTCTGGCATCGATAAAGCTGCCGGACTGAACGCTGCCTTAAATCGCATGGGGTTGTCCGCGGATAACGTCATCGCCGTTGGAGATGCCGAAAACGATTTAAGCTTTCTTAAGCTTTGTGGATTTTCCGTTGCCGTTGCTAATGCGCTACCGATGGTCAAGCAAGCAGCGGATTGGGTAACGCAAGGAAGCAGAGGAGAAGGAATAATCGAATTAATCGAGCGACTGCTCGCGAGATAG
- a CDS encoding glycosyltransferase family 4 protein, translating to MKLAIAFPSTIRGGAEEHALTLASAAVKEGWQVYAAFPNTQETASLIEAFQAVGVDYRELNIADTNVRELKKVGDYLPQLARTLALLVKIKPDVVQLNLPYPDRCFGSLLACGLLKIPTAVVFQLVPPQFSLTPTILKVHAWARKRNQQWIAISQNNRRLLCDYFQLSQDQLTLIYNGTKIASDANDDSPQEIVKLRDRVREELGLSKTSKLLLTVGRLSAQKGYHDLIPIVAPIVSEFPEVKFIWVGEGEKKESLVKQAKLCGVAEHILFLGYRSDVARLLKAADLFVFPTYFEGLPFAPIEALANGLPIVASNASSLPEIVEDKVSGLLFPVGDKEKLLESILWALRNPEAMQEMACKAKLRARNFSQEKMIKDYIEVWQALSGKSLSFHYPSKLNNEG from the coding sequence ATGAAGCTAGCGATCGCGTTTCCATCTACCATTCGAGGCGGTGCAGAAGAACATGCTTTAACCCTAGCCTCAGCCGCAGTGAAAGAAGGTTGGCAAGTCTATGCGGCTTTTCCCAATACCCAAGAGACGGCTTCTTTAATTGAAGCTTTTCAAGCAGTAGGAGTAGATTATCGCGAGCTAAATATTGCCGACACAAACGTCCGCGAATTAAAAAAAGTAGGCGACTATTTGCCTCAATTAGCTCGAACCCTTGCCTTACTCGTCAAAATCAAGCCTGACGTCGTACAACTCAATCTTCCCTATCCGGATCGCTGTTTCGGTTCCCTGCTTGCCTGCGGACTTTTAAAAATACCGACAGCAGTAGTATTTCAATTAGTTCCTCCCCAATTTTCATTGACCCCGACAATTTTAAAAGTACATGCTTGGGCTAGAAAAAGAAATCAGCAGTGGATTGCAATTTCTCAAAACAATCGCCGCTTGCTTTGTGATTATTTTCAGCTTTCCCAAGACCAATTAACGCTAATTTATAACGGCACTAAAATTGCCTCGGATGCGAACGATGATTCCCCTCAAGAAATTGTGAAATTGCGCGATCGCGTCCGGGAGGAACTCGGCTTATCTAAGACTAGCAAGCTTTTACTGACAGTGGGCCGCTTGAGCGCCCAAAAAGGTTATCACGATCTCATCCCAATCGTAGCTCCAATTGTGAGCGAGTTTCCCGAAGTCAAATTTATTTGGGTTGGCGAGGGAGAGAAAAAGGAATCCCTAGTCAAACAAGCCAAACTATGTGGCGTTGCAGAGCATATATTATTTTTAGGGTATCGTTCTGACGTTGCTAGGTTACTAAAAGCTGCCGATTTGTTCGTTTTTCCAACTTATTTTGAAGGACTTCCTTTTGCACCGATTGAAGCCTTGGCAAACGGCTTGCCGATTGTTGCCTCAAATGCAAGCAGCCTTCCAGAGATCGTTGAGGATAAGGTTAGCGGTCTTCTCTTTCCGGTGGGAGATAAAGAAAAATTACTCGAATCCATTCTTTGGGCGCTCAGAAATCCCGAAGCCATGCAAGAAATGGCTTGTAAGGCAAAATTGCGTGCTAGGAATTTCTCGCAAGAAAAGATGATAAAAGACTATATTGAGGTTTGGCAGGCGTTGAGCGGAAAATCTCTCTCTTTTCATTACCCGTCCAAGCTAAATAATGAGGGTTAA
- the map gene encoding type I methionyl aminopeptidase, with the protein MGSETITLLSKREIEKMRRAGRLAAQLLDHLATMVKPGISTQELNDEAERWTQAHGAKSAPLGYPGVKINFPKSICTSVNEVICHGIPSPKQILKEGDIINIDVTPILDGYHGDTSRTFFVGTPSPIAKKLVEVTEECLRRGIAAVKPDGRIGDIGAAIQEYAEANGFSVVRDFVGHGVSTVFHTAPQIPHYGTRGKGKRLRPGMVFTIEPMINEGTWEAVVLDDGWTAVTKDGKLSAQFEHTIAITEDGAEILTLPD; encoded by the coding sequence ATGGGAAGCGAAACGATTACTCTGCTATCAAAACGAGAAATAGAAAAAATGCGTCGGGCTGGACGTTTGGCTGCCCAACTTTTGGATCATCTCGCCACAATGGTCAAACCCGGTATAAGCACGCAAGAACTTAACGATGAAGCAGAGCGCTGGACGCAGGCGCACGGAGCTAAAAGCGCTCCTCTAGGCTATCCTGGGGTAAAAATTAACTTTCCCAAGTCGATTTGTACCAGCGTTAATGAAGTAATCTGTCATGGCATTCCCAGCCCCAAACAAATTCTCAAAGAAGGCGACATTATCAATATTGACGTGACTCCAATTTTAGATGGATATCACGGCGATACATCAAGAACTTTTTTCGTGGGAACTCCCTCTCCAATTGCCAAGAAATTAGTTGAAGTGACCGAAGAATGTTTAAGGCGAGGCATTGCCGCCGTCAAACCCGATGGCAGAATTGGCGACATCGGTGCTGCTATCCAGGAATATGCCGAAGCCAACGGCTTTTCTGTGGTGAGAGATTTTGTCGGACACGGAGTTAGTACCGTTTTCCATACAGCGCCGCAAATTCCTCATTACGGTACGCGAGGAAAAGGCAAGCGCCTACGCCCCGGTATGGTATTTACCATCGAGCCGATGATTAATGAAGGGACTTGGGAAGCAGTCGTTCTTGATGATGGATGGACGGCTGTAACAAAAGATGGCAAGCTTTCGGCACAGTTCGAGCATACCATTGCAATTACTGAAGATGGCGCGGAGATTCTCACGCTTCCAGATTAA
- a CDS encoding helix-turn-helix domain-containing protein has translation MKASLPERERGWGEGDLSFVTQPALRNLERHGIVERKVYLAFPSRVEYSLMPLGETSSEPLGCPAEWSQTHISVVREASDRYDNLI, from the coding sequence TTGAAAGCCTCTCTTCCAGAGCGGGAGAGGGGTTGGGGTGAGGGCGATTTGAGTTTTGTCACTCAACCAGCCCTGCGAAATTTAGAACGGCATGGAATAGTAGAGAGAAAGGTATATCTAGCCTTCCCTTCCAGGGTAGAATATTCTCTCATGCCTTTAGGCGAAACCTCGAGCGAGCCGCTAGGATGCCCTGCCGAATGGTCACAGACACATATCTCAGTAGTCCGAGAAGCAAGCGATCGCTACGACAATCTAATCTAA
- a CDS encoding DUF72 domain-containing protein produces the protein MQVSKLVHIGTSGWHYQHWRDVFYPKELVKKDWLKYYAQHFRTVEINNSFYKLPSEETLKKWRDTVPADFTFSVKASRYITHQKKLKDPQQTLHNLLERLTILGDKLGPILFQLPPYWHCDRERLNEFLLALPKDYRYAFEFRDRSWFNPQVYEMLSTQKVAFCIYELAEQLSPKEITANFTYWRFHGSDGAYQGQYSIQKLIELANIFSNLTRLGKEIYCYFDNDECGYAARDALKLQAIIRENSE, from the coding sequence ATGCAAGTGTCTAAACTCGTCCATATTGGAACTTCTGGTTGGCATTACCAACACTGGCGCGATGTTTTTTATCCCAAAGAACTGGTTAAGAAGGACTGGCTCAAATATTATGCTCAACATTTTCGTACAGTAGAAATTAACAACTCATTCTATAAACTACCATCAGAAGAAACATTGAAAAAATGGCGAGATACGGTTCCTGCCGATTTTACTTTTTCAGTTAAAGCCAGCCGTTACATTACGCATCAAAAAAAGCTCAAAGATCCCCAACAAACGCTGCATAATTTGCTAGAGCGCTTAACGATATTAGGGGACAAATTAGGACCCATTCTGTTTCAGTTACCACCGTATTGGCACTGCGATCGCGAGCGGTTGAACGAGTTTCTTCTGGCACTGCCTAAAGATTATCGCTATGCTTTTGAATTTCGCGATCGCAGTTGGTTTAATCCTCAAGTTTACGAAATGCTATCAACTCAGAAAGTAGCTTTTTGCATTTATGAATTAGCCGAGCAACTTTCCCCTAAAGAAATTACTGCCAACTTTACTTATTGGCGATTCCATGGTTCTGATGGTGCCTATCAAGGTCAATATAGCATTCAAAAGTTAATCGAGTTGGCAAATATTTTCTCAAATTTGACGAGATTGGGAAAAGAAATTTATTGTTATTTTGATAACGATGAATGTGGCTACGCTGCTCGAGATGCCCTGAAATTGCAAGCAATTATTCGAGAAAATTCCGAATAA
- a CDS encoding C40 family peptidase — MTSLEQLLQSPTGEYCCRSDLDLYDSSNCDRLATQAAAGRHLKLLCDRPINNAVEVRLCEDGYMAWLPVDKLTEIEPAKTVYVAIARSRSYIESRLPEIIAFAKAAMEVPNYYLWGGTLAPNYDCSGLMQAAFAASGIWLPRDSYQQEAFTKRIALEELLAGDLIFFGIQKVDHVALYLGDGYYIHSSGKEMGRNGIALDRLSGEGDEVSRSYSQKLWGFGRVVSSYQP, encoded by the coding sequence ATGACTTCTCTCGAACAATTACTTCAATCGCCTACCGGAGAATATTGCTGTCGGAGCGATCTCGATCTTTACGATTCTTCTAATTGCGATCGCTTAGCTACTCAAGCGGCTGCGGGAAGACATTTGAAACTATTATGCGATCGTCCTATTAATAATGCAGTAGAAGTCCGTTTGTGCGAAGACGGCTACATGGCTTGGTTGCCTGTAGATAAATTGACTGAAATAGAACCTGCTAAGACAGTTTATGTTGCGATCGCGCGTTCCCGATCTTATATTGAATCCCGTCTCCCAGAGATTATCGCCTTTGCCAAAGCTGCAATGGAAGTACCTAACTATTATCTTTGGGGAGGAACGCTAGCGCCCAACTATGATTGTTCGGGACTGATGCAAGCAGCTTTTGCCGCTTCGGGAATTTGGTTGCCACGAGATTCCTACCAACAAGAAGCCTTTACGAAAAGAATTGCCTTAGAGGAACTTCTTGCGGGAGATTTAATTTTCTTCGGCATCCAAAAAGTCGATCACGTCGCCCTTTATCTGGGAGATGGATATTACATTCACAGTTCGGGCAAAGAAATGGGACGCAATGGCATTGCGCTCGATCGCCTTTCAGGAGAAGGAGACGAAGTCAGTCGATCTTATTCTCAAAAATTGTGGGGTTTTGGCAGAGTCGTGTCTAGCTATCAACCTTGA
- a CDS encoding iron ABC transporter permease, translated as MTETNSAKLKDRRLFNRLYFNGWTVLVIAIAALIATPVLFVLGSVFYPFGQIWQQLASTVLGDYILNSLWLMIGVGIGVVVIGVGTAWLVTMCRFWGSRLFEWVLLLPLAAPAYLLAYTYTDMLEFYGPVQTWLRMLVGWSSAGDYWFPSIRTLWGAIAMLILVLYPYVYLLARVAFLEQSICTLEASRSLGCNPWSSFFTIALPLARPAIVAGLALAEMETLNDFGTVQYFGVNTFTTGIYSTWFGMGERIAAAQLAACLMLFILALILLEKWSRRQARYYQTISHQHRLPKYQLGLGRGFLAWVACFLPCALGFLIPGIHLLNMTVSNAEETLNDSFFELATHSFILAILSAAIGMVFSLLMVYGERLQPNLGMRMAIRIASMGYAIPGSVIAVGVLIPMGHFDNALDSWMRSLFGISTGLLLSGTIVALIYAYLVRFLAVALGAVESSLNKIKPSLDDAARSLGYDATSTLVKIHVPLMSGGMLTAAILVFVDVMKELSATLVIRPFNFDTLAVRVYQYASDERLVEASAPALAIVLVGIIPVIFLSWRIAKLRSL; from the coding sequence ATGACAGAAACTAACTCAGCCAAATTGAAAGACCGCCGACTCTTCAACCGCCTATACTTTAATGGCTGGACGGTATTGGTAATCGCGATCGCAGCTCTCATTGCCACGCCCGTTCTCTTCGTGCTGGGCAGCGTTTTTTATCCCTTCGGGCAAATCTGGCAGCAGTTAGCCTCTACGGTTTTAGGCGACTACATCCTCAACTCGCTTTGGCTGATGATTGGCGTTGGCATCGGGGTTGTGGTCATTGGCGTGGGGACGGCGTGGTTAGTTACCATGTGCCGCTTTTGGGGAAGTCGGCTGTTTGAATGGGTATTACTGTTACCTCTGGCGGCTCCAGCCTATCTGCTCGCCTATACTTATACCGATATGCTGGAATTTTACGGTCCCGTGCAAACGTGGCTGAGAATGCTTGTTGGTTGGAGTAGCGCGGGAGATTATTGGTTTCCTAGCATTCGTACCCTGTGGGGCGCGATCGCCATGTTAATCCTAGTATTGTATCCCTACGTCTATTTACTGGCGCGGGTTGCCTTTCTAGAGCAGTCGATTTGTACCTTGGAAGCCAGTCGCTCTCTCGGTTGCAATCCCTGGAGTAGTTTTTTCACTATTGCATTGCCTTTAGCTCGACCCGCAATTGTCGCAGGGCTGGCACTGGCAGAGATGGAAACCCTCAACGACTTTGGAACCGTCCAGTATTTTGGCGTGAATACCTTTACTACGGGCATTTACAGCACCTGGTTTGGCATGGGGGAACGGATAGCGGCAGCTCAGTTGGCGGCTTGTTTGATGCTCTTTATTCTCGCGTTAATTCTGCTAGAAAAATGGTCGCGCCGTCAAGCCCGTTATTACCAAACTATTAGCCATCAACATCGATTGCCCAAGTACCAACTGGGTTTAGGGCGAGGATTCTTAGCTTGGGTAGCTTGTTTTCTCCCCTGCGCTTTAGGCTTTCTCATTCCAGGAATCCACTTACTAAATATGACTGTCAGCAATGCCGAGGAAACTCTCAACGATAGTTTTTTTGAGCTTGCTACCCACAGTTTTATTTTGGCAATTCTCAGTGCTGCTATAGGAATGGTATTTTCTCTGTTAATGGTTTACGGAGAGCGCTTGCAACCCAATTTGGGAATGCGCATGGCGATCCGAATCGCCTCGATGGGATACGCCATACCAGGTTCTGTTATTGCCGTTGGCGTACTCATTCCTATGGGACACTTTGATAATGCTCTCGATAGCTGGATGCGTTCTCTGTTTGGGATCTCTACGGGTTTACTGTTGAGCGGAACCATTGTTGCTCTGATATATGCTTATCTAGTGCGTTTTTTAGCGGTTGCCCTGGGCGCAGTCGAGTCTAGCCTCAATAAAATTAAGCCATCTTTAGACGATGCCGCTCGCAGTTTGGGTTACGATGCCACTAGCACGCTCGTTAAAATTCACGTTCCCTTGATGTCGGGAGGAATGTTAACGGCAGCGATCTTGGTATTTGTGGATGTGATGAAGGAATTATCCGCGACTTTGGTGATTCGTCCGTTTAACTTCGATACCCTAGCAGTGCGCGTTTATCAGTATGCCTCCGACGAGAGACTGGTGGAAGCTTCTGCGCCTGCGTTAGCAATCGTTCTAGTGGGGATTATTCCCGTAATTTTCTTGAGTTGGAGAATTGCTAAATTGCGATCGCTCTAA
- the cobT gene encoding nicotinate mononucleotide-dependent phosphoribosyltransferase CobT, whose protein sequence is MIQIYTEIERGQKWIEKYQKCRPVFACMLGFTATGLISGISAAGATPNDRKHTAIADAEFLINGSQFPPKYPLPPLTVGASPVFISRAVVETLNIPVYLFNAGLPYPPAVPFIDLGGIPANCLTSGKALPLETVRHLFAQGMKWGEKLATEVLDSYLILGECVVGGTTTALAILTGLGIEAAGKVNSSHPQCNHAQKWSVVREGLEKAGCSSRIDPFTLVAAVGDPMQIVVAGMAIAASRQVGVMLAGGTQMLAVYALMQAIIQHLDKPVNLEQIVVGTTRWVAEDPTGDTVGLAVAIANAPLLATQLSFANSSYPQLQAYERGYVKEGVGAGGCAIAAYLYQNWINERLVGAIEALIESYYKK, encoded by the coding sequence ATGATTCAAATTTATACAGAAATAGAACGCGGACAGAAATGGATAGAGAAATATCAGAAATGTCGTCCAGTCTTTGCTTGCATGTTGGGATTTACGGCAACGGGACTGATATCGGGGATTTCTGCGGCAGGAGCAACGCCAAACGATCGCAAGCATACCGCGATCGCAGATGCAGAATTTTTAATTAACGGTTCTCAATTTCCTCCCAAATATCCTTTACCGCCTCTAACGGTTGGCGCGTCTCCCGTCTTCATTTCTCGTGCTGTCGTAGAAACCCTGAATATTCCCGTTTATTTATTTAATGCTGGTTTACCCTATCCACCAGCCGTTCCCTTCATCGATCTAGGCGGAATTCCTGCTAACTGCCTCACTTCCGGCAAAGCATTACCATTGGAAACTGTCCGACATTTGTTTGCTCAAGGGATGAAATGGGGAGAGAAACTAGCAACAGAGGTACTTGACAGTTATCTCATTCTCGGCGAATGCGTGGTAGGAGGAACGACAACGGCTTTAGCGATTTTAACGGGATTGGGAATCGAAGCAGCAGGTAAAGTCAATAGCAGTCACCCCCAGTGCAACCACGCTCAAAAATGGTCGGTTGTGCGAGAAGGATTGGAGAAAGCAGGATGCTCTAGTAGGATCGATCCTTTTACTTTAGTTGCTGCTGTCGGCGATCCCATGCAAATTGTGGTTGCAGGAATGGCGATCGCAGCTAGTCGTCAAGTAGGAGTCATGCTAGCAGGAGGAACGCAAATGCTGGCGGTTTATGCTCTAATGCAGGCAATTATCCAACATTTAGACAAACCTGTTAATCTCGAACAAATCGTCGTCGGGACGACTCGCTGGGTGGCAGAAGATCCGACGGGAGATACAGTGGGTTTGGCAGTTGCGATCGCTAATGCTCCTCTCCTAGCGACTCAATTGAGCTTTGCCAATTCTTCCTATCCGCAGTTACAGGCATACGAACGCGGCTATGTTAAAGAAGGAGTCGGTGCGGGAGGATGCGCGATCGCGGCTTATCTTTACCAAAATTGGATAAACGAACGGTTAGTCGGCGCGATCGAAGCTCTCATAGAAAGTTATTACAAAAAATAA